Proteins encoded by one window of Mycoplasma capricolum subsp. capricolum ATCC 27343:
- a CDS encoding alpha/beta fold hydrolase: MILSLYVWIQLKKKLKKRVSYQESLDFEYQIANENGYSFDHLDLSGFNKEYKTITTRFGDLKLFKHGVGDTVIIYCHGILSNNRNAIKFLDYCFSRNITLIAYDNFGWGESAKFGKCTLGKKEADLLKDVIDFVKKDLKPKKLVIYGESMGGGTIYSFISKYKNKIADKFIVDAGYNSFFDNVIQSGFKKVSYLIYLTYLFLPLLFLISHYPIKKFIKLKDFKNLNNVLHIQSKSDTLVNYNHVKKHLKYLKNQHIYSKNIRHCMGIDYLRDEHYKVLDKWIKVEKK, from the coding sequence ATGATTTTATCTTTGTATGTTTGAATACAACTTAAAAAGAAACTTAAAAAAAGAGTTAGTTATCAAGAATCTTTAGATTTTGAATATCAAATTGCAAATGAAAATGGGTATAGTTTTGATCATTTAGATTTATCAGGTTTTAATAAAGAATATAAAACAATTACAACTAGATTTGGTGATTTAAAACTTTTTAAGCATGGTGTTGGTGATACTGTAATAATTTATTGTCATGGTATATTATCAAACAATAGAAATGCTATTAAATTTTTAGATTATTGTTTTTCAAGGAATATAACTTTAATTGCTTATGATAATTTTGGTTGAGGTGAATCAGCTAAATTTGGTAAATGTACTTTAGGTAAAAAAGAAGCAGATTTATTAAAAGATGTAATAGATTTTGTAAAAAAAGATCTTAAACCAAAAAAATTAGTGATTTATGGTGAATCAATGGGTGGGGGAACTATTTATAGTTTTATTAGTAAATATAAAAATAAAATAGCTGATAAATTTATTGTTGATGCAGGATATAATTCATTTTTTGATAATGTAATTCAAAGTGGGTTTAAAAAAGTATCTTATTTAATTTATTTAACTTATTTGTTTTTGCCATTATTATTTTTAATTTCACACTATCCAATTAAAAAATTTATTAAGTTAAAAGATTTTAAAAATTTAAATAATGTTTTACATATTCAAAGTAAATCTGATACATTAGTTAACTATAATCATGTTAAAAAGCACTTAAAATACTTAAAAAATCAACATATTTATTCAAAAAATATTCGTCATTGTATGGGAATTGATTATTTAAGAGATGAGCATTACAAAGTTTTAGATAAATGAATAAAGGTTGAAAAAAAATAA
- a CDS encoding glucosamine-6-phosphate deaminase, with amino-acid sequence MFYLKIIIFDKIEDLQEYCAQLFIDQVKQNPFAKIGFATGVSPVDCYKLIIKHSKQNNISWKNITTFNLDEFVNISKDHKQAFIKQMKDNLFDHLDIDPKNINFLDCQTSDPKKECQRYENLIRSVDGIDFQYISLGINGHMAYNEPNTSFNTDTHVVKLTKETILDMVNKKKFNSLDDCPTHAMTMGIQTLLNWTKKAIMVSYGIHKALVTKQMIEDKPNEQITASFLQLHKDCTYILDKDAASLLDKKYLEIAERR; translated from the coding sequence GTGTTTTATTTGAAGATTATTATATTTGATAAGATAGAAGATCTACAAGAGTATTGTGCTCAATTATTTATAGATCAAGTAAAACAAAATCCGTTTGCAAAAATTGGTTTTGCAACAGGAGTTAGTCCAGTTGATTGTTATAAATTAATAATTAAGCATTCAAAACAAAATAATATTTCATGAAAAAATATAACTACATTTAACTTAGATGAATTTGTAAATATTAGTAAAGATCATAAACAAGCTTTTATTAAACAAATGAAAGATAATTTATTTGATCATCTAGATATTGATCCTAAAAATATTAATTTTTTAGATTGCCAAACTAGTGATCCTAAAAAAGAATGTCAAAGATATGAAAATTTAATAAGAAGTGTTGATGGGATTGATTTTCAATACATTAGTTTAGGAATTAATGGTCATATGGCTTATAATGAGCCAAACACTAGTTTTAATACTGACACTCATGTTGTTAAATTAACTAAAGAAACTATTTTAGATATGGTTAATAAGAAAAAGTTTAATTCATTAGATGATTGTCCGACTCATGCAATGACTATGGGAATTCAAACTTTATTAAATTGAACTAAAAAAGCAATTATGGTTTCATATGGAATTCATAAAGCTTTAGTTACTAAACAAATGATTGAAGATAAACCAAATGAACAAATTACAGCTTCATTTTTACAATTACATAAAGATTGTACTTATATACTTGATAAAGATGCAGCTAGTTTATTAGATAAAAAATATTTAGAAATTGCAGAAAGGAGATAA
- a CDS encoding PTS transporter subunit EIIC: MHNLKTKTKKDKENSFYNNLLNALQRLGKTLMFPIAVLPIAALLARFGALIQDPLANGGSNISEIQKFIGLVIATPGQIVFDNLAIIFAIGISFGLAKDNRGEAALVGGIVWFGMTALLKEGLIPTFIWKNVLTSDKILIKQGDQMIPATQLLYFLKDNTVKYQLDTGVVGGIVVGCLVALIYNKYKDVTLPQALSFFGGRRFIPMLGVLMIVPLGLGFAIVWPWAQFILIKIGTTLSQANGFTKGFAVGTYGFLNRIVQPFGLHHILNTFVWFQLPIEGKLLADGSTAIINGDITAFQKGLIGSGLFTSGFFPLFLGGLPGVALALILVSDKDKKKQMTAFYGGSAFVAWITGIDEPLIFNFIFISPILYVLNALFTGIFYMFVTWSQIALGIGFSAGFIDYVVSFWTSWQISTKIGWHANPLWIWVFAVAMFGLYFTTFYFLIKKLNIPTPGRENQLGFKKEISEPITTSNNKQNKYELMAKRILDIVGRDNIELVESCSTRLRLTVKNNSKQIIDDEKIKQAGGFGVVRLGQKNYQIIIGTDVEHVADKLKEILNLN, translated from the coding sequence ATGCATAATCTAAAAACAAAAACTAAAAAAGATAAAGAAAATAGTTTTTATAATAATCTTTTAAATGCATTACAACGTTTAGGAAAAACTTTAATGTTTCCAATTGCAGTTTTACCAATTGCAGCTTTATTAGCTAGATTTGGTGCTTTAATTCAAGATCCATTAGCTAATGGGGGATCAAATATTTCTGAAATTCAGAAATTTATAGGATTAGTTATAGCTACTCCTGGACAAATTGTTTTTGATAATTTAGCAATAATTTTTGCTATTGGTATTAGTTTTGGGTTAGCAAAAGATAATCGTGGAGAAGCTGCTTTAGTTGGTGGAATTGTTTGATTTGGAATGACAGCTTTATTAAAAGAAGGTTTAATTCCAACATTTATTTGAAAAAATGTACTAACTTCAGATAAGATTTTAATCAAACAAGGCGATCAAATGATTCCAGCTACTCAACTATTATATTTTTTAAAAGATAACACTGTTAAGTATCAATTAGATACTGGAGTTGTTGGTGGTATTGTTGTTGGTTGCTTAGTTGCTTTAATTTATAACAAATATAAAGATGTAACTTTACCCCAAGCTCTTTCGTTTTTTGGTGGAAGAAGATTTATTCCAATGTTAGGTGTCTTAATGATTGTTCCACTAGGTTTAGGTTTTGCTATCGTTTGACCTTGAGCACAATTTATTTTAATTAAAATAGGAACAACTTTATCTCAAGCAAATGGTTTTACTAAGGGATTTGCAGTTGGAACTTATGGGTTTTTAAATAGAATTGTTCAACCATTTGGTTTACATCATATTTTAAATACATTTGTATGATTTCAATTACCAATTGAAGGTAAATTATTAGCTGATGGATCTACAGCAATAATTAATGGTGATATTACTGCATTTCAAAAAGGATTAATTGGTTCAGGATTATTTACTTCTGGTTTTTTCCCTTTGTTTTTAGGGGGATTACCAGGAGTTGCGCTAGCTTTAATTTTAGTTTCAGATAAAGATAAGAAAAAACAAATGACTGCTTTTTATGGGGGATCTGCTTTTGTTGCTTGAATTACTGGAATTGATGAACCTTTAATTTTTAACTTTATTTTTATTTCTCCAATTTTATATGTTTTAAACGCTTTATTTACAGGTATTTTTTACATGTTTGTAACTTGATCTCAAATTGCTTTAGGTATTGGATTTAGTGCTGGATTTATTGATTATGTAGTTTCATTTTGAACTTCATGACAAATTTCAACAAAAATTGGATGACATGCAAATCCATTATGAATTTGAGTATTTGCTGTTGCTATGTTTGGTTTATACTTTACAACATTCTACTTTTTAATTAAAAAACTAAATATTCCAACTCCTGGTAGAGAAAATCAATTAGGATTTAAAAAAGAAATTTCAGAACCAATAACAACAAGTAATAATAAACAAAATAAATATGAGCTAATGGCTAAAAGAATTTTAGATATTGTTGGTAGAGATAATATTGAATTAGTTGAAAGTTGTTCTACAAGATTAAGATTGACTGTAAAAAATAATTCAAAACAAATTATTGATGATGAAAAAATTAAACAAGCTGGTGGATTTGGAGTAGTTAGATTAGGTCAAAAAAATTATCAAATAATAATTGGTACTGATGTAGAACACGTTGCTGATAAGTTAAAAGAAATTTTAAATTTAAATTAG
- the gltX gene encoding glutamate--tRNA ligase: MSFRLRYAPSPTGFLHIGNTRTALMNYLFAKHYNGSFIVRIEDTDLARNVEGAIESQFENLNWLGIYPDESIFNPNDQKYGKYMQSQKFDRYKQLAEQLVDQNKAYRCFCTSEELEKDYEDQTSKGIIATKYSQKCLFLTQDQIQKNLENKKEYSIRFKVPKNKTWTINDIVRGDVSFDSKDLGDFVILKSNGVATYNFAVVVDDYDMQITHVLRGEEHISNTPRQMMIYDAFNWNYPMFGHLTLIVDNTGKKLSKRSGNALFFIEQYKKQGYLSQAIFNYIALLGWSPPGEQEILSQNELIKIFDEKRFSKSPSTFDMVKMKWINSVYMKKLDDDKYLEFVKSFINTNKFDITSKSETWLNHLLLLYKKELEYAEQINDHLDLFFNKNTLDNNTIDVLNNLTNYKNVVEIFKNQINVLKDWTIENIKQIIKDTSTLANVKGKDLFMPIRIFATKSEHGPSLADVIYLLGKTTVLNNINSLER; the protein is encoded by the coding sequence ATGTCATTTAGATTACGTTATGCACCATCACCAACTGGATTTTTACATATAGGAAACACTAGAACAGCTTTAATGAATTACTTATTTGCAAAACATTATAATGGTTCATTTATTGTTAGAATTGAAGATACTGATTTAGCAAGAAATGTTGAGGGAGCTATTGAATCACAATTTGAAAATTTAAATTGATTAGGAATTTATCCTGATGAATCTATTTTTAATCCAAACGATCAAAAATATGGTAAATATATGCAATCACAAAAATTTGATAGATACAAACAACTAGCTGAACAACTAGTTGATCAAAATAAAGCATATAGATGTTTTTGTACTAGTGAAGAATTAGAAAAAGACTATGAAGATCAAACTAGTAAAGGAATTATTGCTACTAAATATTCACAAAAATGTTTGTTTTTAACTCAAGATCAAATTCAAAAAAACTTAGAAAATAAAAAAGAATATTCAATTAGATTTAAAGTTCCAAAAAATAAAACTTGAACAATTAATGATATTGTTAGAGGTGATGTTAGTTTTGATTCAAAAGATCTAGGTGATTTTGTAATTTTAAAATCTAATGGTGTTGCTACTTATAATTTTGCAGTTGTTGTTGATGATTATGATATGCAAATAACTCATGTTTTAAGAGGAGAAGAACATATTTCAAATACTCCAAGACAAATGATGATTTATGATGCTTTTAATTGAAATTATCCTATGTTTGGTCATTTAACTTTAATTGTTGATAATACTGGTAAAAAGCTATCAAAAAGAAGTGGAAATGCTTTATTTTTTATAGAACAATACAAAAAACAAGGTTATTTATCTCAAGCAATTTTTAATTATATTGCCCTTTTAGGTTGATCTCCACCTGGTGAGCAAGAAATTTTATCTCAAAATGAATTAATTAAAATTTTTGACGAAAAACGTTTTAGTAAATCTCCTTCAACTTTTGATATGGTTAAAATGAAATGAATTAATTCAGTTTATATGAAAAAATTAGATGATGATAAATATTTAGAATTTGTTAAATCATTTATAAATACTAATAAATTTGACATTACTAGCAAATCTGAAACTTGATTAAATCATTTGTTATTACTTTATAAAAAAGAATTAGAGTATGCAGAACAAATTAATGATCATTTAGATTTATTTTTTAACAAAAATACACTTGATAACAATACAATTGATGTTTTAAACAATTTAACTAATTATAAAAATGTAGTTGAGATTTTTAAAAATCAAATTAATGTTTTAAAAGATTGAACAATAGAAAATATTAAACAAATAATTAAAGACACTTCAACATTAGCAAATGTTAAAGGAAAAGATTTGTTTATGCCAATTAGAATTTTTGCAACTAAATCAGAACATGGACCTAGTTTAGCTGATGTAATTTATTTATTAGGAAAAACAACTGTTTTAAACAATATTAATTCATTAGAAAGATAG
- a CDS encoding HD domain-containing protein, giving the protein MYLKVIRDNVHGDIYFDDVIYIQLINTYEMQRLRRILQLAGTQLAYPSATHTRFSHSIGTYYILKEFFKNKAFLKISSYEQKLVKIAGLLHDIGHGAFSHTFEKITHKNHEQYTSEIILNKKGNIYPILKKHNINPQDIVDIINGTYKNKIINLLVSSQIDADRFDYLKRDSISCGVDYATLDFKWMIRNAFIIDDKIVFPKKTIMQLNHIY; this is encoded by the coding sequence ATGTATTTAAAAGTAATTAGAGATAATGTTCATGGTGATATTTATTTTGATGATGTAATTTATATTCAATTAATAAATACTTATGAAATGCAAAGATTAAGAAGAATTTTACAACTTGCAGGAACACAACTAGCTTATCCAAGTGCAACACATACTCGCTTTAGTCATTCTATTGGAACTTATTATATTTTAAAAGAGTTTTTTAAAAATAAAGCCTTTTTAAAAATAAGTAGTTATGAACAAAAACTAGTAAAAATAGCTGGATTATTACATGACATTGGACATGGTGCTTTTTCACATACTTTTGAAAAAATTACACATAAAAATCATGAACAATACACAAGTGAAATTATTTTAAATAAAAAAGGAAATATTTATCCAATTTTAAAAAAACACAATATAAATCCTCAAGATATTGTTGATATTATTAATGGAACTTATAAAAATAAAATTATTAATTTATTAGTAAGTTCACAAATTGATGCTGATAGATTTGATTATTTAAAAAGAGATTCAATTAGCTGTGGTGTTGATTATGCAACATTAGATTTTAAATGAATGATTAGAAATGCTTTTATAATTGATGATAAAATTGTCTTTCCTAAAAAAACAATTATGCAATTGAATCATATTTATTAG
- the rpoE gene encoding DNA-directed RNA polymerase subunit delta: MSKVRNLDLVYSYLQNTKTPSSLTEIWKSISKDIISQKKDEISVIADLYGDMVLDNRFALTTDNLWALSSNSSVENVKKQYDDFINDSDHKHRYDDLDDELAIDDDMMLDEDYDNDDFTQDIDDFDEDFDDIDNSYIDDDDEYNQ, encoded by the coding sequence ATGTCAAAAGTTAGAAATCTGGATTTAGTGTATTCATATTTGCAAAACACTAAAACACCTTCAAGTTTAACTGAAATTTGAAAGTCAATCTCAAAAGATATAATTAGTCAAAAAAAAGATGAAATCTCAGTAATTGCAGATCTATATGGAGACATGGTTCTTGATAATAGATTTGCTTTAACAACTGATAATTTGTGAGCTTTAAGTTCTAATTCTTCAGTTGAAAATGTTAAAAAACAATACGATGATTTTATTAATGATTCAGATCATAAACATAGATATGATGATTTAGATGATGAATTAGCAATAGATGATGATATGATGCTTGATGAAGATTATGATAATGATGACTTTACTCAAGATATAGATGATTTTGACGAAGATTTTGACGACATTGATAATTCATATATAGATGATGATGATGAATATAATCAATAA
- a CDS encoding CTP synthase → MAKFIFVTGGVVSGLGKGITASSIGALLKASGLKVFMQKFDPYLNVDPGTMSPYQHGEVFVTKDGGETDLDLGHYERFIDEELTKLSSTTSGKIYLSVIKGERKGDTSGKTIQVVPHITDAIKNKVYQAAKQSQADVIISEIGGTVGDIESQPFIEAIRQIRLEQGKENVMFVHVVLLLWLAASKEYKTKPIQNSVKAMASLGIQPDVIVCRSDSSSPKDIKEKISLFCNVPITNIIDAIDQDSIYRVPLALAKQNLQDIIIEQLQLKANAIDLTSWKQFNKKIDSSSQEIEISFVGKYIELQDAYLSVLESLKIAGWEFNKKIKIRWIQAETLNESNYNEILKNSQGILVPGGFGKRGIEGMMLASRYARDNDIPYLGICLGMQIATISIARDLLNWTDADSTEFNKNTTHPIFDYIKGIDRDNIGGTLRLGTMVTKLEKDSLVSKLYNSDVALERHRHRYEFNNKYKKDLESVGLRFSGIYEEKNLVEVIEMPSLKFFVASQFHPEFTSRPNKPTPLFKGFIKAIIENNK, encoded by the coding sequence ATGGCAAAGTTTATATTTGTAACTGGTGGAGTAGTTTCAGGTTTAGGAAAAGGAATTACAGCTAGTTCAATTGGTGCATTATTAAAAGCTAGTGGATTAAAAGTATTTATGCAAAAATTTGATCCATATTTAAATGTTGATCCAGGAACAATGTCTCCATATCAACATGGTGAAGTTTTTGTTACAAAAGATGGTGGAGAAACTGATTTAGATTTAGGACATTATGAACGTTTTATTGATGAAGAACTAACTAAATTATCTTCAACAACTTCTGGAAAAATTTATTTATCTGTAATTAAAGGAGAAAGAAAAGGAGACACTAGTGGTAAAACTATTCAAGTAGTTCCTCATATAACTGATGCTATTAAAAATAAGGTTTATCAAGCAGCTAAACAAAGTCAAGCTGATGTGATAATTTCAGAAATTGGTGGAACTGTTGGAGATATTGAATCTCAGCCTTTTATTGAAGCAATTAGACAAATTAGACTAGAACAAGGTAAAGAAAATGTAATGTTTGTTCATGTTGTTTTATTATTATGATTAGCCGCTTCAAAAGAATATAAAACTAAACCTATTCAAAATTCAGTAAAAGCAATGGCTAGTTTAGGAATTCAACCTGATGTTATAGTATGTAGAAGTGACTCAAGCTCACCAAAAGATATTAAAGAAAAAATTTCTTTATTTTGTAATGTTCCTATTACAAATATTATTGATGCAATTGATCAAGACTCAATTTATAGAGTTCCATTGGCTTTAGCAAAACAAAATCTTCAAGATATTATAATTGAACAGTTACAATTAAAAGCTAATGCTATAGATTTAACTTCATGAAAACAATTTAATAAAAAAATCGATTCATCTAGTCAAGAAATTGAAATTAGTTTTGTTGGTAAATATATAGAATTACAAGATGCATATTTATCAGTTTTAGAATCATTAAAAATAGCTGGTTGAGAATTTAATAAAAAAATTAAAATTAGATGAATTCAAGCAGAAACATTAAATGAATCAAATTATAATGAAATATTAAAAAATAGCCAAGGTATTTTAGTTCCAGGTGGATTTGGTAAAAGAGGAATTGAAGGAATGATGTTAGCTAGTAGGTATGCTAGAGATAATGATATTCCTTATTTAGGAATTTGTTTAGGAATGCAAATAGCAACAATTTCAATTGCAAGAGATTTATTAAATTGAACTGATGCTGATTCAACTGAATTTAATAAAAATACTACTCATCCAATTTTTGATTATATTAAAGGTATTGATAGAGATAATATTGGTGGAACTTTAAGATTAGGTACAATGGTTACTAAATTAGAAAAAGATTCATTAGTTTCTAAGTTGTATAATTCAGATGTTGCTTTAGAAAGACATAGACATAGATATGAATTTAATAATAAATATAAAAAAGATCTAGAAAGTGTTGGATTAAGATTTTCTGGAATTTATGAAGAAAAAAATTTAGTTGAAGTTATTGAAATGCCAAGTTTAAAATTCTTTGTTGCTAGTCAATTTCACCCTGAATTTACTTCTCGTCCTAATAAGCCAACTCCTTTATTTAAAGGATTTATTAAAGCAATTATTGAAAATAATAAATAG
- a CDS encoding BspA family leucine-rich repeat surface protein, translating to MKKIILLLSTNILIFTFLTFLSIKWPSSINYLQSVSRKINRKDEKSHVYNTDKTEITEIGYWTRNGAITIKGIPKTVKKVSSSLPPEITSLYGAFSYRNTDDVIVTGFERWDTKNITDMSYVFSNNSIVDIDLSFWDTSKVTNMNGMFKNAVKFNNGGKPLKWTTSNVETMESMFDGATNFDQNLKDWKVDKVKNNKNFSRGSIFSNYENKKPKWKGVIEINDPIIKKPETTVPEVIIHPSPPKPKVNIPLTRIITPATKWSPILKPAPDSKKGLEIPKANVATTNQQSKKLSTPAIVGIVVGSQVALTSLAVGAPYLIKRFKK from the coding sequence ATGAAAAAAATAATTTTATTATTATCAACTAACATATTAATTTTTACTTTTCTTACATTCTTATCTATAAAATGACCTAGCAGTATAAATTACCTACAAAGTGTTTCTAGAAAAATAAATAGAAAAGATGAAAAGAGTCATGTATACAATACAGATAAAACAGAAATAACTGAAATTGGATATTGAACAAGAAATGGAGCAATTACAATAAAAGGAATACCAAAAACAGTTAAAAAAGTTTCTAGTTCTTTACCACCTGAGATTACAAGTCTTTATGGAGCTTTTTCCTATAGGAATACAGATGATGTAATTGTAACCGGATTTGAAAGATGAGATACAAAGAACATTACTGATATGAGTTATGTTTTTTCAAACAATTCAATTGTTGATATTGATTTATCATTTTGGGATACTTCTAAAGTAACCAATATGAATGGTATGTTTAAAAATGCTGTTAAATTCAATAATGGTGGTAAACCATTAAAATGAACTACTAGCAATGTAGAAACTATGGAATCTATGTTTGATGGAGCGACAAATTTTGATCAAAATTTAAAAGATTGAAAAGTGGATAAAGTTAAAAATAATAAAAATTTCTCAAGAGGAAGTATTTTTTCTAATTATGAAAATAAAAAACCTAAATGAAAAGGTGTAATAGAAATTAACGACCCAATTATTAAAAAACCAGAAACAACAGTGCCTGAAGTAATTATTCACCCATCTCCACCAAAGCCTAAAGTTAATATACCTTTAACTAGAATAATAACTCCTGCTACAAAATGATCTCCAATTTTAAAACCAGCACCAGATTCAAAGAAAGGTTTAGAAATCCCAAAAGCCAATGTTGCTACAACAAATCAACAATCTAAAAAACTTTCAACTCCTGCAATTGTTGGTATTGTTGTTGGAAGTCAAGTTGCGTTAACTTCTTTAGCAGTTGGTGCACCTTATTTAATTAAAAGATTTAAAAAATAA
- the fba gene encoding class II fructose-1,6-bisphosphate aldolase, which yields MPKLYHKKLVNAKQMVSDAHKKRYAIGHFNINNLEWTKAILEAAEASKTPVIIATSEGAIKYMGGVDAVVGMVNGLLDYLNITVPVALHLDHGQSLEMAKKCILAGYSSVMFDGSHFPYEENLKMTKELIEFAEEYEVSVEAEIGSIGGEEDGVIGQGELGDPQQAEEISKTGITMLAAGIGNIHGKYPSWWQSLSFETLEKLQQACKMPMVLHGGSGIPQDQVKKAISMGISKINVNTELQLAFRDATRKYIEEEKDLDDAKKGFDPRKLLKPGYDALKATFLELTSWFGCQGKAN from the coding sequence ATGCCAAAGTTATATCACAAAAAATTAGTTAATGCTAAACAAATGGTAAGTGATGCACATAAAAAAAGATATGCAATAGGTCACTTTAATATTAATAATTTAGAATGAACAAAAGCAATTTTAGAAGCAGCTGAAGCTTCTAAAACACCAGTTATTATAGCTACAAGTGAGGGTGCTATAAAATATATGGGAGGTGTTGATGCTGTTGTAGGAATGGTTAATGGATTATTAGACTATTTAAATATTACAGTACCAGTTGCTTTGCATTTAGATCATGGACAATCATTAGAAATGGCTAAAAAATGTATTTTAGCAGGTTATTCATCAGTAATGTTTGACGGTTCACATTTTCCATATGAAGAAAATTTAAAAATGACTAAAGAATTGATTGAATTTGCTGAAGAATATGAAGTTTCAGTTGAAGCTGAAATTGGTTCAATTGGTGGAGAAGAAGATGGAGTTATTGGTCAAGGTGAATTAGGAGATCCGCAACAAGCTGAAGAAATTTCAAAAACTGGAATTACTATGCTAGCCGCTGGAATTGGAAATATTCATGGTAAATATCCATCATGATGACAATCACTTTCATTTGAAACTTTAGAAAAATTACAACAAGCTTGCAAGATGCCAATGGTATTACATGGTGGTTCAGGAATTCCACAAGATCAAGTTAAAAAAGCGATTTCTATGGGAATTTCAAAGATTAATGTAAATACTGAACTACAATTAGCTTTTAGAGATGCAACTAGAAAATATATTGAAGAAGAAAAAGATCTTGATGACGCTAAAAAGGGATTTGATCCTCGCAAATTATTAAAACCAGGATATGATGCTTTAAAAGCTACATTTTTAGAATTAACAAGTTGATTTGGTTGCCAAGGAAAAGCTAATTAA